CGCAGGTGCGCCAGCCAGTAGCCAAACAACGCCAGCACCAGCCCGGCTCCCAGGAAGGTAACCGTCTGGCGCGTCAGGTACTTCTCACGTCCGGAGGTCATGCGTGGCAGCAGGGGAAATCCCATGGCCAACCCGCAGACAAAGCCGCCCACGTGCGCCATGTTGTCGATGTGGATGCCGGTGTCGAAGACCATCGTCGCCAGGCCAATCGCCAGGTTCAGGATGGCGAACTGGATTACCGATCCGCGCAGCTTCTTCAGCTCCGGCCAGGGAATCGGCAGGTTCCGGTTCGACAGCAGCACGATCAGGATGCCGGCCAGGCCGAAGACCGCTCCCGAGGCTCCCGCTCCGGCCGAGCCCATCAGGGGGCACCAGTCCCGGTCCCAGATGCAGGCCATCACGTTGAAGGCCATGCTCAGCAGGTTTCCGGCGGCTCCGGTCAGAATGTAGACAAAGATCATGCCACGGCGGCCCAGCAGCGGCTCTCCCAGCAGACCCAGGTTCCACAGGCACCACATGTTGGTGGCCAGATGCAGCATGCCCACGTGGACGAACATGGCCGTCAGCAGACGCCACCACTGCCCCTCCAGCACCAGCACAGAGATATTCGCGCCATAGTGCTGCAGGTCGCGCGAACTGGGCAGCGTCGGAGAAACTCCATGCAGCACCATCCACGCAAAGACGGCGCAGTTCACGCCAACAAGGGTGTACGTTGCGGGAGCGGCAAGGAAATTCCAGCCTGAGGAGCGTCGGTTCTGCGGCTGCGTCTCGGGCGGCAGCACCTCGGCTTCAGGAGCGGAATAAGAAGATTGGCCAGCGGGGTCCATCAGTGGGGGTCTTGCTCTCTCAGGGTAGCACTTTCCAGCTTGGATGCTGCCGACCGGAAACAGGTGCCGCAAAAAACGACAAAGCCCCGGAAAACCGGGGCTTTGAGGAAAGCTGAAGCTGGATCAGGCGCGCTTGAAGCGCTCGCGGGCTTCTTCCGACATGCGATCCTGCAGCATGCCGTTCAGTACCTTGGGGGCAGGGGTCGCAATGGCGACCAGGACCCACGCAATGGTCGAGAACAGCAGACCGGCAACGGCGGCATCCTTCATTGTCAGCGCCCATTCCACGCGGCGCAGGTGCAGATGCGCCAGCGCAACCTGCGACAGGCCGGCATAACGGTGCAGAATTCCCACCGCGACGACAAACGCCAGCACCGAAAGCGTGCTGACAACAATCAGGGAGACATCAATGGTCCGGTGCAGCTGCTGACGGCTCCGGCAGTGCTCGCATGAGGCCAGATGGCGCTCATAGTCCACGCGCATCTCCGGTGTAAGGCCAGAGATGTCATATCGCCATCCGGAAAGAATGTCGCCTACTACCTGGTCCGTGCATTCTGATGTGCGCATGCAACTCCTTCCTGGCCCAAAGCCTTAGTTTTCATGCGGAATGTGAATACCATTTTACAAAAATTTGACTTTCTGCCGTTACAAAAAGATTCACGTATCGGCGGTTAAAGGCACAGCGGCTCCATCGGAGCATCCTGCCTTGCGAGCAGCACCTTGTTGCCCAGAAGACCCATTTTTCCGTTCAAAGCCTCTTCCGCCGCCATCCGTGCCAGCTCGGGAAGGTTATTGCTTTCAGACAGATGCGCCAGGATCACGAACTGCGCTCCGCCGTCATAGTCTTTGCTCAGAAATTCCGCCGCGGCGTGGTTGGACAGGTGGCCTACTCGCGACATCACTCTCTGTTTGACGCTCCACGGGTACGGTCCGTCCCGCAGCATCTCCGGATCGTGGTTTGA
Above is a genomic segment from Terriglobus tenax containing:
- a CDS encoding rhomboid family intramembrane serine protease; this translates as MDPAGQSSYSAPEAEVLPPETQPQNRRSSGWNFLAAPATYTLVGVNCAVFAWMVLHGVSPTLPSSRDLQHYGANISVLVLEGQWWRLLTAMFVHVGMLHLATNMWCLWNLGLLGEPLLGRRGMIFVYILTGAAGNLLSMAFNVMACIWDRDWCPLMGSAGAGASGAVFGLAGILIVLLSNRNLPIPWPELKKLRGSVIQFAILNLAIGLATMVFDTGIHIDNMAHVGGFVCGLAMGFPLLPRMTSGREKYLTRQTVTFLGAGLVLALFGYWLAHLR